One Scophthalmus maximus strain ysfricsl-2021 chromosome 1, ASM2237912v1, whole genome shotgun sequence genomic region harbors:
- the ccdc105 gene encoding LOW QUALITY PROTEIN: uncharacterized protein ccdc105 (The sequence of the model RefSeq protein was modified relative to this genomic sequence to represent the inferred CDS: inserted 1 base in 1 codon) produces MSFRTGAVPRCVPFPPSSLRERCAVACEYMRMMREVEGQRHRQAGSITQEGVRLERERGHLERMLRSLRTDLTVYGMSLEGRSRRLSTAEKERDGADYLLLCERRELXELKQELEEALRNTLTQLQVPEYSGDILSREKLIRPLVQVYQRQPGTQLPEAARLIQGSVALRQCLVSSEGEMARLRRACLQLLDDLHDKRAVAQVDAGVIRMRRRLVDRRAVPSFLQQGASETTRRRQKLKSRRIELRRHFSPRETETVSDVEAGLSSAALLFTTSCGSPFLLHLRVSYCLASGLHQISPQVSVRAALSVQQSRGREWTRPCGVV; encoded by the exons ATGTCCTTTAGGACAGGAGCGG TTCCCCGGTGCGTCCCCTTTCCGCCCTCCAGCTTGCGTGAGCGGTGTGCCGTGGCCTGTGAGTACATGCGGATGATGCGGGAGGTTGAGGGCCAGCGGCACAGGCAGGCCGGCAGCATCACCCAGGAGGGCGTCaggctggagagggagaggggccaCCTGGAGAGGATGCTGCGCAGCCTCAGGACTGACCTGACCGTGTATGGGATGAGTttggaggggaggagcaggagactGTCCACTGCCGAGAAG GAGAGAGACGGTGCGGATTACTTGCTGttgtgtgagaggagggagc CCGAGCTGAAACAAGAGCTGGAGGAAGCCCTGAGGAACACGCTGACCCAGCTACAG GTTCCAGAGTACAGCGGCGATATACTGTCCAGAGAGAAACTCATCAGGCCTCTGGTGCAGGTTTACCAGAGACAACCGGGGACGCAGTTACCTGAGGCTGCACGTCTCATACAG GGCAGTGTGGCGCTGAGGCAGTGTCTCGTGTCCTCAGAGGGCGAGATGGCCAGGCTGCGGCGCgcctgtctgcagctgctggacgACCTGCATGACAAGAGAGCAGTGGCCCAGGTGGACGCAGGCGTGATCCGCATGCGGCGTCGGCTGGTCGACAGGCGAGCCGTGCCCTCGttcctccagcagggggcgtcc GAAACAacgaggagaagacagaagttAAAGAGCCGAAGAATCGAGCTGCGAAGACATTTTTCTCCCCGTGAGACAGAAACAGTCAGTGATGTTGAAGCTGGTttgtcctctgctgctcttttgttCACTACCAGCTGTGG TTCCCCTTTTCTGCTACACCTGCGTGTttcctactgtctcgcctctGGACTGCATCAGATTTCCCCTCAAGTGTCCGTCCGGGCAGCTCTGTCTGTCCAGCAGAGCCGTGGGCGAGAATG GACACGTCCGTGTGGTGTTGTATGA
- the si:ch73-95l15.5 gene encoding uncharacterized protein si:ch73-95l15.5 yields MSSRVKKDLCRICGGALQGNQRRWLFGGKNKKTGQPQTPTESLRGGSLSRSSCSSPWGSTFSLGSSVSLSKSQLSLSSSSKGVDLLSVLTHILGQTVPRVSGQGEFVCGKCVSVLERVFKFDSVIARVRVLSSERLQKLTQERDKIREWVRQNYHQRHPRGFKSQGSTSEEDGEAEKDGYREMLKENMALSEYECWSEKWDTCPFFIRTGKRCRKGKGCEGCDSLRVSDSDYESVCGVPRHLPFQTFSPLALSRDKSQSMPLHWQRVTSISSSPASLAGSCLSLRASSRTESIRSLDSLDGDDPFDSPSDQPVNFVLKELRNIEGKLVSSPSGSRIPVLDKKDGRYSGKNGEMSSATVNRVLNFGDLENGGEKMDEANGDVLTELRDEFMPLHRQSTAGRVRQAVGHMRGQLDQAVSRIRTLEAELEHGRSKPSKVNGSDWAPALVQEEDGGSSLLQSLGHSLRSRERLIQECMGLIRRLCEEEEEEEEEEEEEGAGTKLANKLTEKLTENLKEILSDNKAALKTLRSEMTEKDKGLEEEIEALRKAGRDQERDLDTLNTVLQCNGDIINDLRLSLGEKERLLKEVEKEREVWRQRDQALAAVQQEKEALIHFLEEQLESCQKNVQARSDSVTGQETAVGGAGQATSLKDREVNSATLCQEVTKLTTALQEYQGMVQIQQESYSQTVSSLMGQLGDTQRELRAKEKEKKEADRAWQSVREDRERQERKLRDSLDKRDKLIEQILLDAEERDHLFTELQQNLQNKCKPLTSIQHAL; encoded by the exons ATGTCCTCCAGGGTTAAAAAAGACTTGTGCCGAATATGCGGCGGTGCTCTACAGGGAAACCAAAGGCGGTGGCTGTTTGGGGGCAAAAATAAGAAGACTGGTCAGCCCCAGACCCCAACGGAGTCCCTGAGAGGAGGGAGCCTGTCCCGGTCCTCATGCAGCAGCCCCTGGG GCAGCACATTCTCTCTCGGctcctccgtgtctctctccaAGTCCCAGTTATCCCTAAGCTCCTCATCCAAAGGGGTGGACCTGCTCTCAGTGTTGACCCACATACTGGGGCAGACCGTGCCACGGGTCAGCGGGCAGGGGGAATTTGTGTGCGGCAAATGCGTATCCGTCCTTGAGCGGGTGTTCAAATTCGACTCGGTGATAGCCAGGGTGAGGGTGCTTTCGTCAGAGAGGCTCCAGAAGCTGACACAGGAGAGGGACAAGATCAGAGAGTGGGTGCGCCAGAACTACCACCAGAGACATCCGCGGGGCTTCAAGAGCCAGGGCAGCACCagtgaggaggatggagaggcggAGAAGGATGGCTACAGGGAGATGCTCAAGGAGAATATGGCTCTCTCGGAGTACGAGTGCTGGTCCGAGAAGTGGGACACGTGTCCGTTTTTCATAAGAACGGGTAAAAGATGCAGAAAGGGCAAAGGATGTGAAGGCTGTGATTCCTTAAGAGTATCTGACTCAGATTATGAGTCTGTTTGTGGAGTTCCCCGCCACTTGCCTTTTCAGACCTTCTCCCCGTTGGCACTGTCGCGTGACAAATCCCAGAGCATGCCCCTCCACTGGCAGAGGGTGACGTCCATCAGCTCCAGCCCGGCCTCACTAGCGGGATCCTGTCTCTCCTTACGGGCGTCTTCGCGCACCGAGTCCATCCGGTCTCTGGACTCTCTCGATGGCGATGACCCGTTTGACTCGCCAAGTGATCAGCCAGTCAACTTCGTGCTGAAGGAGCTGAGAAATATCGAGGGGAAGCTGGTCAGTTCACCGTCAGGGAGCAGAATCCCAGTTCTGGACAAGAAGGACGGGAGATACTCGGGAAAAAACGGAGAGATGTCGTCAGCCACAGTGAACAGGGTGCTGAACTTTGGGGATTTGGAGaacggaggggaaaaaatggatgaaGCGAATGGGGACGTCCTAACAGAGCTGAGGGACGAGTTCATGCCTCTTCATCGACAG AGCACTGCTGGCAGGGTTCGCCAAGCTGTCGGGCACATGCGGGGCCAGCTGGACCAGGCTGTGTCCCGCATCAGGACCCTGGAGGCCGAGCTGGAACACGGGAGGAGCAAACCCTCCAAAGTCAATGGATCAGACTGGGCACCAGCT TTGGTtcaggaggaggacggcggcAGCTCCCTGCTGCAGAGCCTCGGTCATTCCCTGCGCAGCCGGGAGCGTCTGATCCAG GAGTGTATGGGTCTGATCAGACGactgtgtgaggaggaggaggaggaggaggaggaggaggaggaggagggggcaggcaCCAAACTGGCAAACAAGCTGACTGAGAAACTGACGGAGAATCTGAAGGAAATTCTCTCTGACAACAAG GCTGCTCTGAAGACTTTGAGGTCTGAGATGACTGAGAAGGATAAGGGCTTGGAGGAAGAGATCGAGGCACTGAGGAAGGCCGGGAGAGACCAAGAGCGAGACCTCGACACACTCAATACTGTGCTTCAGTGCAACGGGGATATTAtcaat GATTTGCGATTGTCTCTGGGGGAGAAGGAGCGTCTGctgaaggaggtggagaaagagagagaggtgtggaGACAGAGGGACCAGGCCCTCGCTGCCGTCCAGCAGGAAAAGGAGGCTCTGATCCACTTCCTCGAAGAGCAGCTTGAGAGCTGTCAGAAAAATGTGCAG gCACGCTCTGACTCTGTGACTGGTCAGGAGACGGCAGTGGGTGGAGCTGGGCAAGCCACCTCgttgaaagacagagaggtaAACAGCGCCACCTTGTGCCAGGAGGTCACCAAGCTCACCACAGCGCTGCAGGAATATCAGGGCATGGTGCAG atTCAACAGGAGAGTTACAGTCAGACAGTGTCTTCGCTGATGGGTCAACTGGGAGACACTCAGCGGGAGCTGAGGgcgaaggagaaggagaagaaggaggctGACCGAGCCTGGCAGAGCGTCAGAGAGGACCGAGAGCGACAGGAGAGGAAACTGAGGGACAGTCTGGACAAGAGAGACAAACTCATAGAG CAAATCCTGTTGGACGCCGAGGAGCGGGACCATCTgttcacagagctgcagcagaacctGCAGAACAAATGTAAACCTCTGACCTCCATCCAACACGCACTGTGA